TCAAAGATTGCCTTGTTGTACAAAATGAACATAGCGCTGTAGCGGAAGGGAATGCTGTGGTTGCGTCCCTCGTATACCCCCGTTTCCAGCACCGCGGGCAAAAAACCGCTCTGCCAAGCGGGATCGGCGTCAAGGTAGCTGGTCACATCCAGGGTCAGGCCCGCGCGGTCGAACTTGCGCTGAAATTCGCCCGGCCAGGTAAAGAAAATGTCGGGCAGTTCCCCCCCGGCAATGACCCGGAGCTTATCCTTGATCTGCTCATCGCTCACCGACTCCATCTGAATGGTGACGCCCGGATGCAGGGCCTCAAAGTCCCGGATGGCCTGTTCAAAATAGGGGCGGTAATTGTCCTCGGGATACTTGTTCAAAAAGGTCAGGGTAACAGGCTGGCCCCCAGCTCCGTCGGCGCCTGCCGTCGATCCCCCGGTGCTGGCGGGCGCCGCGGGTTTTCCTGTGCAGCCGAACAAAAGGCAGCTCGTAAACAGCGCCAAAGCCAGCACAAACGCGATCTTTTTCATAGTTTTCCTCCTTTTTATGTGGGTTTCACAGCGGTCTTATTTCGCCCAGCGCAGCCAAATCCGCCGGCATACCGAACCCCAAACTGCCCCGCCGGCACACATTTTTGCCGGCAAAAGCGCTGGCGGCCCGCATTGCCCCTTGCACATCCGGCGCGCCGTGCGTTTGCACATCTTTAAACCAGTTCACCAAAAACGCCGCCCAGAACGAATCGCCCGCGCCCATCGTATCCACTGCCTGCACAGGCAGGGCGGGCTCTGTATAAAACTGGCCGCCGGCCAGCACCAGCGAGCCTTCTGCCCCCAAGGTAGCCACGGCTGTGCCGCAGCCAAAGCTGCAGGCCCGGCGCAGAACGGCGCGGGCGGCCTCCCCGGTTTCGCAATGCCCACAGCTGAAAAGGCCAAACGAGGCCAGGGGGCAGAGCTCCTTCATTTCTTCTTCCGTGAAATCGTCGTTGAAATCATAGCACAGCGGGATCTTTGTGCCTGCCAATGCGGCAAGGTCCTCCCGCCGCAGGCGCGAGGCATAACTGGCGCAGATCAGGTCGTGGCAGGCGGCATAAGCAAGGTCTTCCGGTCCGCATCGCACGGGGTACAGGTCTGTCACGCCGTTTTTGCTGATGCCGGTGAAAATCCGCTCGCCCTTTATAAGCTCCACCAAGGCAAAATTGCTCTGCCCCTGCTTAAACCGGCTGCGGGTAAGATCGATGCCTTTTTCCCTGCACAGGCGGGCCAGCAACTTACCCGCCTGGTCGCTGCCCAGCACGCCCATAAAAGAGCTCTCCGCTCCCAGCTCCCGGGCATACCAGGCCACATTCAGCTCATTGCCGCCCGGGTACATCCTGCGCTCAAAGGCGTATACGTCCACAAGGCCCACGCCCACAGCCAGCAATTTGGGCAAAGCCCTCCGCCCCCTTTTCAGTATTTTACATGCCACATATAGCGGCGGCTCATCCAATCGTGTTTGCGGGCCGCGGCAAGCTTGTCCAGGATCAGCCGCTGCGCCGCATCCAGCACAAAATGATTGAAGTATTCACACACTGCGTCGTTCATGCGGTTGATGCCCAGCTCTTTGGCGTCCACCACCGTAATGCGGCCGCCGTATTGCTGCAAAAAGCCCAGAGCACGCTCATCCACCGGGCGGTTGCGCCCCTCGGTCAAAAACACCACAAAGGGCGCCTGCCGGTCCACGATCTCAAAGGGTCCGTGGAAAAATTCGCCGGTGTTGATGAGCGGGGCGTTGATCCACTGCATCTCCATCAGGCTGCAGATGGAAAATCCATATCCTACCCCCAGGGCGGGGCCGCCCGCAAGGATATTGATCAGCCCGTCCTGCTGATGTTGGGCGGCAAACTGTTCGGCGCGGGGAGCAAAATAGCGCTGGGCATCCTCTGTGATATCGTCCAGCATGGCAAATGCCTGCATCGCCTGCTCATAGTGGGGGTAATCCTCCAACTGATGCAAAAGCTCAAAGGCCAGCTGAAGCGCCGGGGCGGCGTTGCTTTCCATATACCTGGTACCGCTTTTTGCAATGCTTTTGAAGGGGACTACGTAGTCCGCGATTTTTGCCATGCGCGCCTCAGGGTTGCCGCAGAACGAGATGGTGCAGGCTCCGGCATCCTTCGCCGTTTGGCAGGCGTCTTCGGTTTCGGGGGTGCCCATCAGAGAGCAAAAAACAGCAATGGAGTTTTTCGTGAGGCTTTTGGGGGCTGCATGCACAAATTCGTTCGCCGTGTAATGCCCCACCTTCAAGGTCCTGCTCTCGCGTTCCAGCAGGTAGCGGGCCGGATATAGTGCCAGCAGCGAACCACCACAGGCTACAAAATATACCCCGTCCACCTTCCCCCGCGTTTTGCTCTTCGCCGCGATGTCTGTCACAATGTCTTTTACGTTCATCTCTGCTCCCTCCTCTTTCATTTTAAAAGACGTATTAACTCGTATTAATACGTTACAATCTCATTATAGCTTGTTTGCAGTTTCTGTCAATATTAATTGTATTTTTCTTCATTTGTTCTATTTTTTGTGCAATTATGCTGTGCAAAACCACAAAAAAACAGGGCCGGCATTTGCCGGTCCTGCAAAAATGGCTGTTAAACGTAATATTGAAAGATTTCCGGAAGGTCCACCCGCACCGCCTGTTCGGCCAAATGGAGCGGTGTTCCCGCCTGGTCGAACACCTCGCTGCGGTTGAACAGCAGCGGGGCGCTCTGGGCCACACCCAGCCAGCGCACATGTTCGGCCCCCGCCCGGCACACCCCCACCACCATGCGGCTCTGTGCTGCGGTGATCTGGTATTTCTGCGCCAGCAGCCGGTAAAGCGAACCGCTCAGTTCCTCCCGCATCAAAAAGGAAAAAGACTCCGGGAAATAGTTCGTTTCGATCACAAGGGGAATCTCATCCACCAGGCGCAGGCGTTTCAGCCGAAGCACCCGCTCGCCCGGCGCAAGGCCCAGAAAAGCCGCTTGCTGCGCGTTTGGCTCACACAGCTGCAGGTCCATCAGCTTTGCGCCGGCTGTGCGGCCCTGCATCTCGCAGATGGCCGTAAAACTGCGGCTGACGCGCACATTGCTCTGGATTGGGTGGCTGGACACAAAGGTCCCCTTGCCTTGCAGGCGCACCAACAACCCGTCCTCCACCAGGCGGGAGATCGCGTTGCGCACTGTAACGCGGCTTACCCCATATTTTTCGCTGAGCTGTGCCTCGGAGGGGATGCGGTCCCCCACGGCCCAAATCCCGCTCTCGATCTCCTGCCGCAGCGCATTCTCCACCTGTTTGTGCAGCAGCGCGGTATTGGCTAAATCTTGATTCTGCATCCTTTTCACCCCTCTGCTCCGCTGAACCTGCGGCAGCTCCGTTGTTCTAAGAGCATAGTGAACAGTTATCACTTAAAACATGATAACACGTTTTATGCATTTTTTCAATGTCTTTTGCCCTTTGCTCCTAAAAAACGGCGCTCTGCCCGCCAAGCCTTGCTCACAGCGGCAGAATTATTCCTCCCCGCTCAAACGGGCCAGCAGCGCCTTTGCGTCCCCGATCACCTGCGCGTCACCGCCGGCGCGTTCCAGGGCCAGGCGCGCCAGCCGGGCAGCCTCCGCCGTGCTTTTTTCCACACCCTCGCCCCGCTCATGCAAAAGAGCCAGGGCCAGGGCGCAGTCGCCGCCGGCGCGGCATTTCTCCACCCCGCGTCGGTAGCATTCGGCCGCGCGGTCCAGATCGGGCGGGCCGCCTTCGCCCTTCTCGAAGCACTCGCCCAGGTTGAACCAGGCCATGTCGCTTCCCTGGCCGCCCGCCTTTTCATACAGAGCCCGGGCTTTTGCGAGATCCTGCTGTACCCCTTTGCCGTAGCGATAACATTCGCCCAGGTTATTCAGCGCGTCGATCCAGCAGGGGCGGCCAGGCCACTCCTGATCCGCCAGCGCCTGATACCACCGCACGGCCTCCTCGGGGTTCTGGGGGCAGCCAAGGCCCTCATCGCAGCACAGGGCATAATCGAACTGCGCCTCCGGACTGCCCGCCTCGGCCCCTTTTTTATACCAGCGCACCGCTTCGGCCTCGTCCTTTTCTGCGCCGATTCCGTACAGCAGGCATTCCCCCAACTGGTCCATCGCTTTGGCGTTGCCTTTCTCTGCGGCTGCCCGGAACAGCTCCACCGCGCGCACCGCGTCCCGCTCCACCCCAAAGCCCTCCCGATAGCAGCAGCCCAGATCGCACAAGGAACTCACATAGCCTCCCTCCGCCGCGCGGCGGAACAATTCAGCCGCACGCTGCGCCCGGTCCGGGCCGTTCGCGCCCGGCTGCCCCATTCGGTAACACCATGCAAGGTTGTGCATGGCCCGCAAATGCTGCTGCTCCACCGCCTTTTTATACCACTCCACCGCGCGCTCGGGGTCACGGGGCACGCCCACGCCGGAATCGTAGCACCAGGCAAGGCTGCACTGCCCATCGGCGTCGCCCGCCTGGGCGGCGCGGGTGTAATAGGCCACCGCCTTTTTTTCATCTTGCGGGGTGCCAAGGCCCATCTCGTAAAAATAGCCCGCGTTGTACACCGCCGAAATGTGCCCCTGCGCCGCGGCCTGCAGGTACTGGTGCAGGGCGGCCGCATAATCTTTTTCCACCCCCAGCCCGCGCTCGTAGCACACGCCCAGGCTGAACTGGGCCGGGGCATAACCCTGCCGGGCTGCGTCGGTAAAACATCCCGCAGCTTTTTTCATGTCCTGTTCCACCCCGCGGCCCCGCTCGAACAAGCTGCCCAGCAGGTACTGTGCCCGCTTCATACCCTGCCCCGCCGCCTTTGTGAGCCAGGCGGCGCCCCGGGCCGGGTCTGGCGGGCAGCCGGGCGCGCCCACTACATACAGCGCCCCCAGGTTGCACTGCGCGGGGGCGTAGCCCCTTTCGGCCGCCTGGACATACAGTTCCAGAGCCTGTTCAGGGGCCCTCTCTACCCCCTCGCCAAACTCATGGCACCACCCCAGCATGCACATGCTCCACTCATCGCCCAGCGCTGCCGCCTGTTTCAGGGGCGGCAGGGCCTCGTTCCAGTCCACCGGCCGGGCGGCAAAGGCCGCTTTCGCCCGCCGTGCCAGCTGTTCCCGCTCGCCTGCATCCAAAATCATATTTGTTCCCTCTTTTGTCATTTCTTTCGGATCCGCCCCCGCCGCCTGGGCAGAAAGGCCCCTGTTTTTTCTGAATCGCTCTGCGCGCAGCCGCTTTCATCACTTGTTGCCAGCGTGCCTGCCGCTTTTTATTTTTCCAGCCCCAGATTCTGCAATATTTCCCGGTAGCGCCGGGTCGCAAGCTCGCTGGGCTCGCCCTTTTTACAAAATTCCAGTTTCGCCAGCTTTGGCACCACTCGTTCTACCACCATCTGCCCCCGCCTTGTTTTGGCGCGCAGCGCTTCGAACGCCTGTATAAATCGCTCGTCCCTCCGCGCCTTTTCATAAAATGAGAGCACATAGACGTAATAGAACAGATTGTAATTTCGGAAGGGGTATTCCACCTGCATGAACAGCGAACCGATTCCGTAGTGGCATGGCCCCAGGGGCTTGCGGGTCACCCAGTGGGCCAAAAGAAATTCCACCGCATCGTCCAGTGCGTTTTCCTGCGCGCTGCCCGAAGCATAACGAAACAGATCCAGCGCCAGCAAGGTGGGGTGTGGGTTGGAGGCCTCGGTTTCCGGGCCGCGCCCGTAGCTGAATTTGTTGCACCGCCAGCCTCCGTCCGCCCATCGGTCTGCCAGCAGCTGGCGAAAGGTGGCCTGCAGCCGCTCGTCCCCCGCATAGCCCAGCCGGCAGAGCGTCAAGGCCGCCCAAATGGTTTGGCAGGGGTAAATCGCCCCTTGGGGGTAAACGCGGAAGCGCCCATCCGGCCGCCAGGCGCCCAGGATCAGCTGCGCAGCGGCGGGCAGGGGAGGGTCGGCGGGTGAAAGGCCCAGCTCCAACAGATAATCCACACATTCCAGGGTGGAAAAAGGCGCGCCCTTGAGCAGGCGGCGGTCCGCCGTAGCCCAAAGCGCCCCGCCATTGTCCCCCTGGCGGGCCAGGATCGCCGCGATATCGGCAGCATAGCGCTCTTTAATTCCCATTCTGCTTTCCCCTCCGGCCGTGCTGCGGTGGCTCCGCAACAAAGCCTGCGCGTAGTCCGTTCCTCTTTTTTCTATTCTACACGCTCCCCGCCTAAAAGAAAACCCGCCTCTGCCATTTTGGCAGAAACGGGGCATTCTTTTCTGTGCGGGCCGCGGTCCTTGGGCTCAGAGCGCAAAGGTATACTGATACACATTGTACAGGCTGATGCCCATGATGACCACCATCAGCCCCATGAACAGTTTGTCCACGGCGCGGTTGTCCATGCGCTTGTTGAACACGCGCCCCAGCATGCCGCCGCCGATGCCGCCCGCCACCATCAACAGCAGGCTAAGCCAGCCAAAGGTGGGCACCGACCGGGTGACCAGGGTGGCCAGCAGGCTGGTCACCTGGCTGATCAGGATCACATACAGGCTGTTCTGGGCGGCGGTTTTGGTGTCCATGGAGAAAAAGAAGTAGAACACCACCAGGTTGATAGGTCCGCCCCCGATGCCCAAGAAGCTGGACATGATGCCCAGTACAAGCCCAATGGCCAGGCACACCCATGCCTTGAAGATGCGCCGGGTACGGATGCGGCTTTTATTCAGGGTGTACAGCATGGTGGCCAGGGTGATCGCAAACAGGCACACGGCCTGCACCGCGCCCGCCGT
This window of the Oscillospiraceae bacterium genome carries:
- a CDS encoding fructoselysine 6-kinase, which produces MPKLLAVGVGLVDVYAFERRMYPGGNELNVAWYARELGAESSFMGVLGSDQAGKLLARLCREKGIDLTRSRFKQGQSNFALVELIKGERIFTGISKNGVTDLYPVRCGPEDLAYAACHDLICASYASRLRREDLAALAGTKIPLCYDFNDDFTEEEMKELCPLASFGLFSCGHCETGEAARAVLRRACSFGCGTAVATLGAEGSLVLAGGQFYTEPALPVQAVDTMGAGDSFWAAFLVNWFKDVQTHGAPDVQGAMRAASAFAGKNVCRRGSLGFGMPADLAALGEIRPL
- a CDS encoding sugar isomerase, which codes for MNVKDIVTDIAAKSKTRGKVDGVYFVACGGSLLALYPARYLLERESRTLKVGHYTANEFVHAAPKSLTKNSIAVFCSLMGTPETEDACQTAKDAGACTISFCGNPEARMAKIADYVVPFKSIAKSGTRYMESNAAPALQLAFELLHQLEDYPHYEQAMQAFAMLDDITEDAQRYFAPRAEQFAAQHQQDGLINILAGGPALGVGYGFSICSLMEMQWINAPLINTGEFFHGPFEIVDRQAPFVVFLTEGRNRPVDERALGFLQQYGGRITVVDAKELGINRMNDAVCEYFNHFVLDAAQRLILDKLAAARKHDWMSRRYMWHVKY
- a CDS encoding GntR family transcriptional regulator; the protein is MQNQDLANTALLHKQVENALRQEIESGIWAVGDRIPSEAQLSEKYGVSRVTVRNAISRLVEDGLLVRLQGKGTFVSSHPIQSNVRVSRSFTAICEMQGRTAGAKLMDLQLCEPNAQQAAFLGLAPGERVLRLKRLRLVDEIPLVIETNYFPESFSFLMREELSGSLYRLLAQKYQITAAQSRMVVGVCRAGAEHVRWLGVAQSAPLLFNRSEVFDQAGTPLHLAEQAVRVDLPEIFQYYV
- a CDS encoding prenyltransferase, translated to MGIKERYAADIAAILARQGDNGGALWATADRRLLKGAPFSTLECVDYLLELGLSPADPPLPAAAQLILGAWRPDGRFRVYPQGAIYPCQTIWAALTLCRLGYAGDERLQATFRQLLADRWADGGWRCNKFSYGRGPETEASNPHPTLLALDLFRYASGSAQENALDDAVEFLLAHWVTRKPLGPCHYGIGSLFMQVEYPFRNYNLFYYVYVLSFYEKARRDERFIQAFEALRAKTRRGQMVVERVVPKLAKLEFCKKGEPSELATRRYREILQNLGLEK